Proteins from one Chelonia mydas isolate rCheMyd1 chromosome 14, rCheMyd1.pri.v2, whole genome shotgun sequence genomic window:
- the LOC102940725 gene encoding zinc finger protein 665 has product MGERSYECLECEKSFSQRSGLISHSRIHTGERPYKCLECGKSFSAPSALITHQRTHTGEKPYKCLDCGKSFSQRTHLISHRRIHTGEGPYKCTECGKSFSVPSTLITHQRTHTGEKPYKCLDCGKSFSQRSVLTTHGRIHTGEGPYKCTECRKSFSVRSALIIHQRTHTGEKPYKCLDCGKSFSQRSGLISHGRIHTGEGPYKCLDCGKSFSRRSILINHGRTHTGEGPYKCLECGKSFSAPSALIVHQRTHTGEKPYKCLDCGKSFSQRSVLINHGRIHTGERPYKCLDCGKSFSRSSNLVTHQKLHTGERLYKCLECGKSFNRSSNLVAHRGLHTGERPYKCLDCGKSFSQHSGLINHRRIHTGERPYKCLDCGRSFNRRSTLTSHWRLHVGERP; this is encoded by the coding sequence ATGGGAGAGAGATCATATGAGTGCCTGGAGTGTgagaaaagcttcagtcagcgcTCAGGCCTTATTAGCCATAgcagaatccacacaggagagagaccataTAAATGCctggagtgtgggaaaagtttcagcgCACCATCAGCCCTCATTACACATCAGAggacccacacaggagagaaaccctataaatgcttggactgtgggaaaagcttcagtcaacGGACACACCTTATTAGCcataggagaatccacacaggagagggaCCATATAAAtgcactgagtgtgggaaaagtttcagtgtaCCATCAacccttattacacatcagaggacccacacgggagagaaaccttataaatgcttggactgtgggaaaagcttcagtcagcgcTCAGTTCTTACAACCCATGGAAGAATACACACAGGAGAGGGACCATATAAATGCACTGAGTGTAGGAAAAGTTTCAGTGTACGATCAGCCCTTATTatacatcagagaacccacacaggggagaaaccctataagtgcttagactgtgggaaaagcttcagtcagcgcTCAGGCCTTATTAGCCacgggagaatccacacaggagagggaCCATATAAATGTttggattgtgggaaaagcttcagtcggcGCTCAATCCTTATTAACCATGGGAGAACACACACGGGAGAGGGACcatataaatgccttgagtgtgggaaaagtttcagtgcaCCATCAGCCCTTATTgtacatcagagaacccacacgggaGAAAAACcttataaatgcttggactgtgggaaaagcttcagtcagcgcTCAGTCCTTATTAATCATggaagaatccacacaggagagagaccctataaatgcttagactgcgggaaaagcttcagtcgaaGCTCAAATCTTGTTACCCATCAGAAActgcacacgggagagagacTCTATAAATGCTTGGAGTGTGGCAAAAGTTTCAATCGGAGCTCAAATCTTGTTGCCCATCGGGGActgcacacgggagagagaccatataaatgcttggactgtgggaaaagcttcagtcagcacTCAGGCCTTATTAACCATaggagaatccacactggagagagaccctataaatgcttggactgtgggagaAGCTTCAATCGGAGGTCAACTCTTACTTCTCACTGGAGACTACACGTGGGAGAGAGACCATAA